The genomic region CCTAGATTTGTTTTTTTTTTCATATGATCTCTAAATATCATTCCAGTAGATAGGTGTATAAACCCAAATTTATTTGATATGATTTTAGCTTGAGTTCCTTTTCCACAACCTGGTGGTCCAAATAATATAATATGTATCATAAAATAATAAAAATTATGGATTTTATGCAAAAAAAAACAAAAAACATAGTAGAATAAGATGGATTTTTATTATTCGTGTAAAATAGTATAACAAAACATATATGTGTGGAAAAATAAAAAAATCAGTATTTTTTAAACTGATTTATTTACAAATGAATGGCCTTTCCATAAGCATTAGCTACAGATTCAATGATAGATTCACTTAATGAAGGATGAGGATGTATGCTTCCTAAAATCTCATAGCTGGTTGCTTCTAATTTTCTAGCAACTACTACTTCTGAAATTAAATCTGTTACATGATTACCTATCATATGACATCCTAACCATTCATCATATTTATCATCAAAAATTACTTTTACAAAACCATCAGTATTTTCATCAGAAATAGCTCGACCTAAAGCACTAAAAGGAAATTTTCCTACTTTTATTCGAAATCCTTTTTCTTTAGATTCTTTTTCAGTATAACCAACTGAGGCTATTTCAGGAAGTGAATAAACGCATTTAGGAATATTATTATAATCTATTTTTTGACAATTTAAACCTTTTATATTTTCAATACAATTTATTGCCTCATGTGAGGCTACATGTGCAAGTGAAGGACTTTTAATTATATCTCCAATTGCATAATATCCATTAATATTTGTACGGTAATTTTCATCCACAACTATAAAACCTTTTTCCGTTTGAATACCGATTTCTTCCAGTCCAATATATTCAGTATTAGGAATAACTCCCATTGCACATAATATAGTATCTGCTTTTAATAAAATATTATTGGAAAATAATGTTTTAATGCCAACTTCATAAATACCGTTATGATAAGTGATATTATTTATGTTAGAAGATACATAATTTGTGATTCCAATTTTATCGAAAGAATATTTTAAAAAATCAGATATATCATTATCTATATGAGGAAATAATTTAGAACTTATTTCTATGATCGTAACTTTCGTTCCCATAGAATGATAAAAATAAGAAAATTCTAAACCTATAGATCCAGAACCTATAATTATCATTCTTTTAGGTAATGAAGGTAATGATAAAGCATCTTTATATGTTATAATTTTTTTTCCATCACATTGAAATTTGGGATCAATTTTGGGAATTGATCCAGTAGCAATAATAACATGTGAAGCTGAATATTCTGCTATACTTTTATCATTTTTTAAAACTTCTATTTTTTTTCCTTTTTTTAATTTTGCATTTCCATAAATAACATGGATTCCATTTTTTTTCATTAAAAATAAAATTCCTTTTTTTATTTTATCAACAACATTTCTACTTTTAGAAAGTATTTTTGGATAATCTATTTCAATATTTTCACTTTTTATTCCAAATAATTCCCCATTTTTTTTTATGGATTGTAAAATTTTTGCACTATTGAGAAGTGATTTAGTAGGAATACACCCCCAGTTTAAGCATACTCCTCCAACAGATTCTTTTTCAAGAAGAGCTGTTTTCATTCCAAGTTGTGCTGCACGTATAGAAGCTACATAACCTCCAGGACCACTTCCTAAAATAATAACATCAAAATGCATAATCGTTATATAAGTATAAGTAAATAAATACTTTTACTTTAAATTTACGGAAATTTCTGTTTAATTTTAAAAAAACAATTAAAAGTTCTTTACATTTGTTGAAAAATATTATAAATTTGTCCACTTTGAAGAAAAGAAAGTTATGAAATTTTTTATAGATACAGCTAATTTAAAAGAAATTGATGAAGCAAGATCGTTAGGAATGCTAAATGGAGTTACCACAAATCCTTCTTTAATATCAAAAGAATCTGTTTATAACCAAAAAGAAATTTATCAACATTACATATCTATATGCAAACGTCTCAAAAACGATGAAAATGTAAGCGCAGAAGTTATCAGTAGCGATTATACTGATATGATTCAAGAAGGAGAAAAACTCGCTTCTTTACATCCAAAAATTGTAGTAAAAATACCTATGACAAAAAATGGAGTCATGGCTATTAAATATTTTTTTAGAAAAAAAATTAAAACTAATTGTACTCTTATTTTTTCTACGGGACAAGCTCTAGTAGCTGCTAAAGCCGGAGCTGATTATGTTTCTCCGTTTTTGGGTAGATTAGATGATGTTTCTTATAATGGATTGAGTTTAATAAAAGAAATAAAAAATATATATGATAATTATTACTTTAAAACTAAAATATTAGCAGCTTCCATACGTTCTCCTTTACATATTGTAGAATGTGCTAAAATTGGGGTATATGCCGTTACTTCTCCCATAAATGTAATTTATTCTTTATTGAATCATCCATTGACTAACATAGGATTGGCAAGATTTATAAAAGATTTTAAAAACAAAATCAAATAACTAAATTTTTATTTTTCCATCTAATAAATATTGAATAGAAATAGATGTAGATTTTGGCAGTTTTTCATAAAATTTTGACAATTCTATTTGTTCTTTATTTTCGAAAACTTCTTCTAGATTGTTTTTGCTCAAAATATTGAATTCTTCCAATTTATCATATAAATCTTCTTTAATTTGATTATTAATTTTTTGGCTTATTTTTTCTAAAATACATATAGTTTCATATATATTTTTTCCTGATTTTTTTTCCAACTGAACACGATCTATCGTTTGCGTATTTATTGGAGCATTAATATTTCTTAAAAAATTCATATTTAATAACTTAATTAAGTTATAGTCTTTATTAATTTAATTTTTTGTACAAAATTTTTAATTTTTTTGCATTATTAGAATTTGGAAAATTTTTTATGTATTCATTATATGATTTAAAAAAATCTTCTTTTCTTGAAATCTGATATTGAGATACACAAATTTTATACAAAACTTTTTCTTTAAAAGAAGTTTTTGGAAATTGATTTATAAAATCTTGAAAATAAATCAAAGCTGCTTTATATTTATGCATTATAAAATAATAATTAGCAATGTAATAGTTTTTTTGTTCGATTTTTTTCAACAATTTTTGAATCAAGTCATAAGCTTCTTTTACTTTTGAACTATCAGGATGTTCTTTGATAAACTGATTCAGTTCATTAATTGCAAGATTGGTCTTTGTTTGATCTAAATTGAAATTTAAAGATGAAAGATAATCACGTTTTCCCTTTTCAAACAAAGTACTCTCTCCTGATTCTAAAAAATCAGATTTTTTTTCTGATAAAATAGAACATCCTTCAAAAAAAAAACTTATAAATAATATTGTCAATATCAGATAAATAATTTTAATCACAATTTTTTTTTTTATGAAAATTTTTCATGTTTTGATCAAAAAAATATAACCCCCCTTTATCTTCTCCTATTAATTCTATTTTATCCAATACCGTTTTAATCAAAGCTTCTTCTTCAATTTGTTCTTCAACATACCATTGCAAAAAATTATATGTAAAATAATCTTTTTCTTGTAATGAAATTTCTACCAAATAATTAATTTTTTGAGAAATTTTCTTTTCATGTCCAAGTAATTTTATAAATAATTCTTTCAAAGATTGATACGTTACATTTATAATTGATATACCATTTAAAACAATATTCCCCCCTCTCTTATTAATGTATCTGACTAATTTTAACATATGAATCCTTTCTTCATTTGAATGATCATATAAAAATTCACATATTCCTTCATAACCTTTTTTTTCAACCCAAAACGCCATAGATAAATACAATTGAGAAGATTCCGATTCTCTATTTAATTGTTTAATTAATCCTTTCTCTATTTTTTCACTAAGCATATTTTACTTATTAATTTCATTTAATAAATGTAACATCTTTTTTCTTAAAGATGAAGTTCCAACTAATAATGGTAATCTTACATATGGATTACATATTCCGATTATGTCTAAAAAAGTTTTGATTCCTGTCGGGTTTCCTTCTTCATAAATCAAATTTATTATTTCAATAATATTATAAAAAATAGAAAAAGCTTTTTTAACATTATGATCAATTGCAAAAGAAATCATGTTAGATATTTTGTCAGGAATACCTTGAGCTATTACAGAAATAACACCAGATCCTCCTCCTAATATAATAGGTAAAGATATCAAATCATCTCCTGATATTACACTAAAATTTTCAGGTTTATGTTCCAAAATTCTATAAGATTGTAAAACATTACCAGAAGCTTCTTTTATTCCTATTATATTTTTAAAATCATCAGCTAAACGTAAAACAGTTTCCGGTATAATATTGGAACCTGTTCTTTTAGGTACATTGTAGAGAATAATGTCTGCTTCTGTACAATTAACTATCGATTTAAAATGTTGATATATTCCTTCCTGAGAAGGTTTATTATAATAGGGAGAAACCGAAAGAATAGCATAAAAATCAGATAAATTTTTTATGCTATTTATTTTATTTATCACATCTTCCGTATTATTTCCACCTATTCCTAATACCAAAGGTAGTTTTTTATAATTAGCACTTTGAATACATTTTACAACATCCCATCTCTCCTCCTTACTTAAGGTCGTTGTTTCCGCTGTAGAACCCAATGCTACCAAATAGTCAATATTATTATTTACAACATATTTTACAAGTTTCTCAAGTCCATTGAAATCAATGTTTCCTTCCTTTTTAAAAGGAGTAACCAACGCTACACCTGTTCCATATAATTTTTTCATAGATTAGTTTCCTTATATATATTTTTAATTAAATAATAAAACAGATGTAAGCGTATATAAACATAAAGATAAAAGATAAAATAATAACTAATAATCTTTTTTTGCTCTTGGTCTAGCTGCGGATACAATAATATTTCTTCCCATAAATTCTGTTCCATTCAATTTTTCTATGGCTTGTTTTGCATTTTCTTCATTAGACATCTCTATGAATCCAAAACCTTTACTTCTTTTATTTGAAGAAGATTCATCAAAAATAATTTTGGCATGAGTCACTTCTCCTACAGATTCAAAATATTTTTTCAATTCTTGTTCTGTCATATCATAAGATAAATTACCTACGTATAGTTTCGTGTTGTCCATATTAAAAATAAATTGTTTTAAAAGCAAATTTAGATAAATATTTTTTCTAAAACAGAAAAATATATTTTTGACTTAAAAAATACTAATTCATTTTTTTTGTAAAAATTTTTAATTTATTTATAATAAATAACATTTTGTATGAATGATTATTCTATTATTATATCATCATTATTGGATAATGATTTTTATAAATTTACAATGCAAAATGCTGTAATTAAACTTTTTCCACTAGCAAAAGCCAAATATGAATTTATAAATAGAGGACGACACTCTTTTCCTAAAAATTTTGCTCAAATTTTAAAAGAAAATCTAGATAAAATGGCACATTTAAAACTTTCAAATGAAGAAAGAATTTATTTAGAAAAATATTGTCCCTATTTAGATTCCTCTTATTTAGATTTTTTAAATAAATATCAATACAATCCAAAAGAAGTCAACATTCTTCAAAAAGGAAAAAATATACGAATGTATATAGAAGGATTATGGAGTAGGACTATATTATGGGAAGTTCCTTTAATGGCTATTATATCTGAATTATATTATAGATTAACAGAATCTAAAAAAATATCGGAACAAAAAATTACAAATATCACAAAAGAAAAATTAAAAATTTATAAAAAATTACAAGTAAAAATTGGAGAATATGGAACCAGAAGAAGGTATTCTTATCAAGTACAAAAATGGGTGTTAAAAACATTAACAAAAAAAGGAAATCCTTTTTTTATAGGAAGTAGCAATGTTCATCTTTCTCACATTTTTTCAATAAAACCAATAGGAACTCAAGGACACGAATGGATTATGTTTCATGCAGCAAAATATGGATTTAACATAGCTGATCGTATAGCTATGGAAAATTGGCTTAACATTTATAATGGAAATTTAGGAATAGCTTTATCTGACACATATACTTCTCCAATTTTTTTCAAAAA from Blattabacterium cuenoti harbors:
- a CDS encoding ferritin, with protein sequence MLSEKIEKGLIKQLNRESESSQLYLSMAFWVEKKGYEGICEFLYDHSNEERIHMLKLVRYINKRGGNIVLNGISIINVTYQSLKELFIKLLGHEKKISQKINYLVEISLQEKDYFTYNFLQWYVEEQIEEEALIKTVLDKIELIGEDKGGLYFFDQNMKNFHKKKNCD
- a CDS encoding outer membrane protein assembly factor BamD, which translates into the protein MIKIIYLILTILFISFFFEGCSILSEKKSDFLESGESTLFEKGKRDYLSSLNFNLDQTKTNLAINELNQFIKEHPDSSKVKEAYDLIQKLLKKIEQKNYYIANYYFIMHKYKAALIYFQDFINQFPKTSFKEKVLYKICVSQYQISRKEDFFKSYNEYIKNFPNSNNAKKLKILYKKLN
- the lpdA gene encoding dihydrolipoyl dehydrogenase, translated to MHFDVIILGSGPGGYVASIRAAQLGMKTALLEKESVGGVCLNWGCIPTKSLLNSAKILQSIKKNGELFGIKSENIEIDYPKILSKSRNVVDKIKKGILFLMKKNGIHVIYGNAKLKKGKKIEVLKNDKSIAEYSASHVIIATGSIPKIDPKFQCDGKKIITYKDALSLPSLPKRMIIIGSGSIGLEFSYFYHSMGTKVTIIEISSKLFPHIDNDISDFLKYSFDKIGITNYVSSNINNITYHNGIYEVGIKTLFSNNILLKADTILCAMGVIPNTEYIGLEEIGIQTEKGFIVVDENYRTNINGYYAIGDIIKSPSLAHVASHEAINCIENIKGLNCQKIDYNNIPKCVYSLPEIASVGYTEKESKEKGFRIKVGKFPFSALGRAISDENTDGFVKVIFDDKYDEWLGCHMIGNHVTDLISEVVVARKLEATSYEILGSIHPHPSLSESIIESVANAYGKAIHL
- the fsa gene encoding fructose-6-phosphate aldolase; this encodes MKFFIDTANLKEIDEARSLGMLNGVTTNPSLISKESVYNQKEIYQHYISICKRLKNDENVSAEVISSDYTDMIQEGEKLASLHPKIVVKIPMTKNGVMAIKYFFRKKIKTNCTLIFSTGQALVAAKAGADYVSPFLGRLDDVSYNGLSLIKEIKNIYDNYYFKTKILAASIRSPLHIVECAKIGVYAVTSPINVIYSLLNHPLTNIGLARFIKDFKNKIK
- the pncB gene encoding nicotinate phosphoribosyltransferase produces the protein MNDYSIIISSLLDNDFYKFTMQNAVIKLFPLAKAKYEFINRGRHSFPKNFAQILKENLDKMAHLKLSNEERIYLEKYCPYLDSSYLDFLNKYQYNPKEVNILQKGKNIRMYIEGLWSRTILWEVPLMAIISELYYRLTESKKISEQKITNITKEKLKIYKKLQVKIGEYGTRRRYSYQVQKWVLKTLTKKGNPFFIGSSNVHLSHIFSIKPIGTQGHEWIMFHAAKYGFNIADRIAMENWLNIYNGNLGIALSDTYTSPIFFKNFNKRLSTLFKGVRHDSGDPIFFAQETIKHYKKFKINPIRKKIIFSDNLDPYKVAYISSFCKKKINTCFGIGTNFTNDVGAPSMKIVIKMVKTLPEEKKKWISVVKLSNVKEKSTGKKNMIFFAKKNLHI
- a CDS encoding RNA recognition motif domain-containing protein, coding for MDNTKLYVGNLSYDMTEQELKKYFESVGEVTHAKIIFDESSSNKRSKGFGFIEMSNEENAKQAIEKLNGTEFMGRNIIVSAARPRAKKDY
- the dapA gene encoding 4-hydroxy-tetrahydrodipicolinate synthase: MKKLYGTGVALVTPFKKEGNIDFNGLEKLVKYVVNNNIDYLVALGSTAETTTLSKEERWDVVKCIQSANYKKLPLVLGIGGNNTEDVINKINSIKNLSDFYAILSVSPYYNKPSQEGIYQHFKSIVNCTEADIILYNVPKRTGSNIIPETVLRLADDFKNIIGIKEASGNVLQSYRILEHKPENFSVISGDDLISLPIILGGGSGVISVIAQGIPDKISNMISFAIDHNVKKAFSIFYNIIEIINLIYEEGNPTGIKTFLDIIGICNPYVRLPLLVGTSSLRKKMLHLLNEINK